One stretch of Lysobacter sp. KIS68-7 DNA includes these proteins:
- a CDS encoding DUF4105 domain-containing protein, producing MERHRATPSLARRAPLRWMTHLFLAACVVWAFLGIGYAPLGIAPVRWIVATMFLLFAGWSLWKERWRWPAWIALALIAFVFGSRWLIHPSLHRDWTPEVAVMPHVRIDGDRVHITGYRDFHYRGTDDFDIHYEERELRLSDLQSMDFFVSYWWPGPVAHTFVSFDFANADPVAVSIETRPEVGEGFDPIASMFRRFELIYVVGDEQDIVGVRTNYRHEDVYLYRTNTSPEAARRLFQVYAERINALAVRPEFYHLLSNSCTINIVRYANRAGRTGPLDYRHVLNGYSDRYLYRRGFIDTSLPFADLRAMSRINAKAEEAADSPEFSRRIREGLPVPAAR from the coding sequence ATGGAACGCCACCGCGCCACGCCGTCGCTTGCACGCCGCGCACCGCTGCGGTGGATGACTCATCTGTTCCTCGCCGCCTGCGTCGTCTGGGCGTTCCTGGGGATCGGCTATGCGCCGCTGGGCATCGCACCGGTGCGGTGGATCGTCGCCACGATGTTCCTGCTGTTCGCAGGCTGGTCGCTGTGGAAGGAACGGTGGCGCTGGCCTGCATGGATCGCGCTCGCGCTCATCGCCTTCGTGTTCGGGAGCCGTTGGCTCATCCATCCCTCGCTGCATCGCGACTGGACGCCCGAGGTCGCCGTCATGCCGCACGTACGGATCGACGGCGACCGCGTGCACATCACGGGGTATCGCGACTTCCATTACCGCGGCACGGACGACTTCGACATCCACTACGAAGAGCGGGAACTGCGGTTGTCCGATCTGCAATCCATGGATTTCTTCGTGTCCTATTGGTGGCCGGGGCCGGTGGCGCACACCTTCGTCAGCTTCGACTTCGCCAATGCCGATCCGGTGGCGGTGTCGATCGAGACGCGCCCCGAAGTGGGCGAAGGCTTCGACCCGATCGCCTCGATGTTCCGGCGCTTCGAACTGATCTACGTGGTGGGCGACGAGCAGGACATCGTCGGCGTGCGCACGAACTACCGGCACGAAGATGTCTACCTGTATCGCACCAACACGTCGCCGGAGGCCGCGCGGCGCCTGTTCCAGGTGTACGCCGAGCGCATCAACGCGCTCGCGGTCCGCCCCGAGTTCTACCACCTGCTGAGCAACAGCTGCACGATCAACATCGTGCGCTACGCGAACCGCGCTGGCCGCACGGGCCCGCTGGACTACCGCCATGTGTTGAACGGCTACAGCGATCGCTACCTGTATCGCAGGGGCTTCATCGATACATCCCTGCCCTTCGCCGATCTGCGCGCGATGTCCCGCATCAACGCCAAGGCCGAGGAGGCCGCGGATTCGCCCGAGTTCTCCCGCCGCATCCGCGAAGGACTGCCGGTGCCGGCAGCGCGCTAG
- a CDS encoding alpha/beta fold hydrolase — translation MGTPGHPSLLRRAIGGIGGVARKLATLAILLLLAIVGLRAWQSTQGPPLRPWHTLAPVELDADAIRRGGWAKYVAAESRMFEQVHDGLQRKMNPSDRTPLNRYLDGGRASPLAYGRDWNRSFELAPAGAPRGVVVLLHGLTDSPYSMRSLAMVYRDHGFIALVPRLPGHGTVPAGLTREGRVEWEAAVDMAMAEATRRAGGRLPVHLVGYSNGGALATLHVMRRIARGEPSDVQRVVLLSPMIEVNAAARFAGIAAWPALLGRYARAAWLDLLPEFNAFKYNSFPVRAARESFLVTSELRTAIADVAAHGAMGKVPPILAFQSVVDDTVTASAVMTQLFDALPANGSELVLFDVNRSRAMEPILRESATAWSRDALAVSTRRYALTVLGAASEDDPTVVARSRAPGATEVQVQPTGLRYPPDIYSLSHIAVPFPADDPLYGNQRASRWALQLGTIAVRGERNTLAVSQDSLNRLSWNPFHAYMVERIEVFSDLR, via the coding sequence ATGGGGACCCCGGGCCATCCTTCACTGCTGCGCCGCGCGATCGGCGGCATCGGCGGCGTGGCGCGCAAGCTCGCGACCCTCGCGATCCTGCTGCTGCTCGCCATCGTCGGCTTGCGTGCGTGGCAATCCACGCAGGGCCCGCCGCTGCGGCCGTGGCACACGCTCGCACCGGTCGAGCTCGATGCGGACGCGATCCGGCGCGGCGGTTGGGCGAAGTACGTCGCGGCGGAATCGCGCATGTTCGAGCAGGTGCACGACGGCCTGCAGCGCAAGATGAATCCTTCGGATCGCACGCCGCTCAATCGTTACCTCGATGGCGGACGCGCGTCGCCGCTGGCCTATGGGCGCGATTGGAATCGCTCCTTCGAACTCGCGCCCGCAGGCGCACCGCGCGGCGTGGTGGTGCTGCTGCATGGCCTGACCGATTCGCCGTACAGCATGCGCAGCCTCGCGATGGTGTATCGCGACCACGGCTTCATCGCACTCGTGCCGCGCTTGCCAGGGCACGGCACCGTGCCCGCCGGCCTGACACGCGAAGGCCGCGTGGAATGGGAGGCCGCCGTCGACATGGCGATGGCCGAAGCGACGCGGCGCGCAGGCGGTCGCTTGCCCGTGCACCTGGTGGGCTACTCGAACGGCGGCGCCCTCGCGACCCTGCACGTCATGCGGCGCATCGCCCGAGGCGAGCCCAGCGACGTGCAACGCGTCGTCCTGCTCTCGCCGATGATCGAGGTCAACGCGGCGGCACGTTTCGCGGGTATCGCGGCCTGGCCGGCCTTGCTCGGTCGCTACGCGAGGGCCGCGTGGCTGGACCTGCTGCCGGAGTTCAACGCCTTCAAGTACAACTCGTTCCCCGTGCGCGCCGCGCGCGAGTCGTTCCTGGTCACGAGCGAGCTGCGAACGGCGATCGCCGACGTGGCGGCGCATGGCGCGATGGGGAAGGTGCCCCCGATCCTGGCGTTCCAGTCCGTGGTCGATGACACGGTCACCGCGTCCGCCGTGATGACGCAGCTGTTCGATGCGCTGCCCGCCAACGGCAGCGAGCTCGTGTTGTTCGACGTCAATCGTTCGCGCGCCATGGAACCGATCCTCCGCGAATCGGCGACGGCGTGGTCGCGCGACGCGCTCGCCGTGTCGACGCGCCGCTATGCGCTGACGGTGCTGGGCGCGGCCTCGGAAGACGATCCGACCGTCGTGGCGCGATCGCGGGCACCGGGCGCGACGGAAGTGCAGGTGCAACCGACGGGATTGCGTTATCCGCCCGACATCTATTCCCTGTCGCACATCGCCGTCCCGTTCCCGGCCGACGATCCGCTCTACGGCAACCAGCGTGCTTCGCGCTGGGCGCTGCAGCTCGGCACCATCGCGGTTCGCGGCGAACGCAACACGCTCGCGGTGTCGCAGGACAGCCTCAACCGGCTGAGCTGGAATCCGTTCCACGCGTACATGGTCGAACGCATCGAGGTGTTCTCGGACTTGCGCTAG
- a CDS encoding carbohydrate porin — MDRTLRFACSLALALAATPALASGEGTPRFTARVVFTNFGTAQLAGDGDTDAWFAGKVDAYLTVRGWEGFTLDLQPEYTYGRNPNGSGNGALLPVNTAAAFPINNKADFDMALSVSQRIDNATLTIGKINMVTRAAATPILGGGGREGFQALQLAAPVSFNTPPMVLGGLLVVPTARAQVVIGLWDAQDATNRTDLHDAFQNGVSGFATVTLRKPWRGRMGFHSFTVGGTTERSLDLRSIPELIFPPGTGGATPSQREGGWQVRYAFQQFVRQDPAQPLRGWGVFGYASLWDGNPTLGRWSMGLGVAGNPSFTAARPDDRFGIGYYRFAPSSTLKRGLAPVFSVGDEQGLELFYTFAFSAHFLLTANVQFIDPAPGGYANDVFAGLRTNIQF; from the coding sequence ATGGATCGAACTCTTCGGTTCGCATGCTCGCTGGCGCTCGCGCTCGCGGCGACCCCCGCGCTGGCATCGGGGGAAGGCACCCCCAGGTTCACCGCGCGCGTGGTGTTCACCAACTTCGGCACCGCTCAACTCGCGGGCGATGGCGACACGGACGCGTGGTTCGCCGGCAAGGTCGATGCGTACCTGACGGTGCGTGGCTGGGAAGGCTTCACCCTGGACCTGCAACCCGAATACACCTACGGCCGCAATCCCAACGGCAGCGGCAACGGTGCGTTGCTGCCGGTCAACACGGCGGCCGCCTTCCCGATCAACAACAAGGCCGACTTCGACATGGCCCTGAGCGTGAGCCAGCGCATCGACAATGCGACGCTCACGATCGGCAAGATCAACATGGTCACGCGTGCGGCCGCCACGCCCATTCTCGGCGGCGGCGGTCGTGAAGGCTTCCAGGCCCTGCAACTGGCCGCGCCGGTGTCGTTCAACACGCCACCGATGGTGCTCGGCGGTTTGCTCGTGGTGCCGACGGCGCGCGCGCAAGTGGTCATCGGCTTGTGGGATGCGCAGGACGCCACCAATCGCACCGACCTGCACGATGCGTTCCAGAACGGCGTTTCAGGATTCGCCACCGTCACCTTGCGCAAGCCATGGCGTGGACGCATGGGCTTCCACAGCTTCACGGTGGGCGGCACGACCGAGCGCAGCCTGGATCTGCGCTCCATTCCCGAACTGATCTTCCCGCCGGGCACGGGCGGTGCCACGCCCAGCCAACGCGAAGGGGGATGGCAGGTGCGTTATGCGTTCCAGCAATTCGTGCGGCAGGATCCCGCGCAACCGCTGCGCGGCTGGGGCGTGTTCGGTTACGCGAGCCTGTGGGACGGCAACCCGACACTCGGGCGCTGGTCGATGGGGCTGGGGGTGGCGGGCAATCCCTCGTTCACCGCGGCGCGCCCCGACGATCGCTTCGGCATCGGCTACTACCGGTTCGCGCCCAGTTCCACGCTCAAGCGCGGCCTGGCGCCCGTGTTCTCGGTCGGCGACGAACAAGGCCTGGAGCTGTTCTACACCTTCGCCTTCAGCGCGCACTTCCTGCTGACGGCGAACGTGCAGTTCATCGATCCCGCGCCTGGGGGATACGCCAACGACGTGTTCGCGGGCCTGCGCACCAACATCCAGTTCTGA
- a CDS encoding DUF6491 family protein, producing the protein MKALLFVLTLAGVSACSHGPTLSTEDRLSLYREHAGDSVNSFRMDRAPGMQNWTPLGDQAVAVWQTANRGFLLELRTRCSGLGSASRISITNSLGVVTTRLDSVVPRTAAGSQVGMSCRIDVIRPIDGSALRDAKRELREAEYIERSAAPPEETPAP; encoded by the coding sequence ATGAAAGCACTGCTGTTCGTCCTGACGCTGGCGGGCGTGAGCGCCTGCTCCCACGGGCCCACCTTGTCGACGGAGGATCGCCTCTCGCTGTATCGCGAGCACGCCGGCGATTCGGTGAACAGCTTCCGCATGGATCGTGCACCCGGCATGCAGAACTGGACGCCTTTGGGCGACCAGGCCGTCGCCGTGTGGCAGACCGCGAATCGTGGCTTCCTGCTGGAGCTGCGCACGCGCTGCAGCGGCCTGGGATCGGCGAGCCGCATCTCCATCACCAACTCGCTCGGCGTGGTGACGACGCGACTGGATAGCGTCGTCCCGCGCACCGCCGCCGGGAGCCAGGTGGGCATGTCGTGCCGCATCGACGTCATCCGTCCGATCGACGGCAGTGCGTTGCGCGATGCCAAGCGCGAGCTGCGCGAAGCCGAGTACATCGAGCGCAGTGCGGCGCCGCCGGAAGAAACGCCCGCGCCCTGA
- the glsA gene encoding glutaminase A, with translation MPPVDLVTELVLEAHARFGEVTLGQNSQVYPALARVPAELFGICVVSVDGRVFSAGDAEHTFTIMSVSKPFVFALVCDLIGATGARERLGANATGYAFNSLAGIERTGDGRTNPMVNAGAIATTSLAPGDTEADKWRFLHEGLSRFAGRTLSVNDEVYESASKTNFRNRSIAWMLESMGRLYCDPALATELYTRQCALDVSAKDLAVMGATLAHGGFNPVTREQVVKPEVCHPALAVMVTAGLYETSGDWLYEIGLPGKSGIGGGIVTVSPGKGGLGTFAPPLDEAGNSVRGQLAAQFLSQRLGLDLLVSSPD, from the coding sequence TTGCCACCCGTCGATCTCGTCACCGAGCTGGTGCTCGAGGCGCATGCGCGTTTCGGCGAGGTGACGCTCGGACAGAATTCGCAGGTCTATCCCGCGCTCGCGCGCGTGCCGGCCGAACTGTTCGGAATCTGCGTCGTGTCCGTCGACGGGCGTGTGTTCTCCGCCGGCGATGCGGAGCACACGTTCACCATCATGAGCGTGTCCAAGCCGTTCGTGTTCGCGCTGGTATGCGACCTGATCGGCGCGACGGGCGCGCGTGAACGCTTGGGTGCCAACGCCACGGGCTACGCGTTCAACTCGTTGGCGGGCATCGAACGCACCGGCGATGGCCGCACCAATCCGATGGTCAATGCGGGCGCGATCGCGACAACCAGCCTGGCCCCGGGCGACACCGAAGCGGACAAGTGGCGCTTCCTGCACGAAGGCCTGTCGCGCTTTGCCGGACGCACGCTCTCCGTCAACGACGAAGTGTACGAATCGGCATCGAAGACGAATTTCCGCAATCGCAGCATCGCGTGGATGTTGGAAAGCATGGGCCGCCTGTATTGCGACCCCGCGCTGGCGACGGAGCTGTACACGCGACAGTGTGCGCTGGATGTCAGCGCGAAGGACCTTGCCGTGATGGGCGCGACGCTCGCCCACGGCGGCTTCAACCCGGTGACGCGCGAACAGGTCGTCAAACCCGAGGTCTGCCATCCCGCACTCGCCGTGATGGTCACCGCAGGCCTCTACGAAACCTCGGGCGACTGGCTCTACGAGATCGGCCTGCCGGGCAAGAGCGGCATCGGCGGCGGCATCGTCACCGTCTCGCCCGGCAAGGGCGGGCTGGGCACGTTCGCGCCGCCGCTGGATGAAGCAGGCAACAGCGTGCGCGGGCAACTGGCGGCGCAGTTCCTCTCGCAACGCCTCGGACTCGACTTGCTGGTGTCGTCGCCCGACTGA
- a CDS encoding amidohydrolase family protein: MSNRRILMAVLVSMAVLGCTPKEQEGTSSTAGVAELQAAKAQPNTPPPAATGTTTLFKNVRIFSGTGTDLSAASNVLVRGNHIERISTADIAPEAGTTVIDGAGRTLMPGLIDMHWHSMFAVAPLAEVETADNGYINILAAAESTRTLMRGFTTVRDVGGSSFALKRAVDEGQLPGPRIYPSGAMISVTSGHGDFRSANQFPRVIGGPLSHQEASGEAMIADSPDEVRMRVREQLAQGASQIKLTAGGGVSSPNSPLDAITFTPEELRAAVEAAKNWGTYVTVHAYTSEAMRQAIDVGVTCIEHGSLMDEPTAQLVKNKGVWLSMQPFPDELADAFPKGSNEWNKAQEVFAGNDNAYKLAKKLGIKVAFGTDVLFSRALATKQGAILASLTRWYTPAETLTMATSTNADLLQLSGKRNPYPGVLGRVQEGALADLLLVDGNPIENIKLVADPQNKFLVIMKNGQVFKNTLAAAKP; the protein is encoded by the coding sequence ATGTCGAACCGACGAATCCTCATGGCGGTCCTGGTGTCCATGGCGGTGCTCGGTTGCACCCCAAAGGAGCAGGAAGGCACCTCTTCGACCGCAGGTGTTGCAGAGCTGCAGGCGGCGAAGGCCCAACCCAATACGCCGCCGCCAGCGGCGACAGGGACCACGACGCTCTTCAAGAACGTCCGCATCTTCAGCGGCACGGGCACGGACTTGTCGGCCGCCAGCAACGTGCTCGTGCGCGGCAACCACATCGAGCGCATCTCCACCGCGGACATCGCGCCGGAAGCGGGCACCACGGTGATCGACGGGGCAGGGCGCACGCTCATGCCTGGCCTGATCGACATGCACTGGCATTCCATGTTCGCGGTTGCCCCGCTCGCGGAAGTCGAGACCGCGGACAACGGCTACATCAACATCCTCGCCGCGGCCGAATCGACCCGGACGCTGATGCGCGGATTCACCACCGTGCGCGACGTGGGCGGCTCGTCCTTCGCGCTCAAGCGCGCCGTCGACGAAGGCCAACTCCCCGGGCCGCGCATCTATCCCTCGGGCGCGATGATCTCCGTGACCAGCGGCCATGGCGACTTCCGCAGCGCCAACCAATTTCCCCGGGTGATCGGCGGCCCGCTGTCGCACCAGGAAGCCAGCGGCGAAGCGATGATCGCGGACAGCCCGGACGAAGTCCGCATGCGCGTGCGCGAACAGCTCGCGCAAGGCGCCTCGCAGATCAAGCTCACTGCCGGCGGCGGCGTGTCGTCACCGAACAGCCCGCTCGACGCGATCACGTTCACGCCGGAAGAACTGCGTGCGGCCGTCGAAGCCGCAAAGAATTGGGGCACTTACGTCACGGTGCATGCGTACACGTCCGAAGCGATGCGCCAGGCGATCGACGTTGGCGTGACCTGCATCGAGCACGGCAGCCTGATGGACGAGCCCACCGCGCAGCTCGTCAAGAACAAGGGCGTCTGGTTGAGCATGCAGCCGTTCCCGGATGAGCTGGCCGATGCCTTCCCGAAGGGTTCTAACGAGTGGAACAAGGCGCAGGAAGTCTTTGCCGGCAATGACAATGCCTACAAGCTTGCGAAGAAGCTCGGCATCAAGGTGGCCTTCGGCACCGACGTGTTGTTCTCCCGGGCGCTCGCGACGAAGCAGGGTGCGATCCTGGCGAGCCTGACGCGTTGGTACACGCCCGCGGAGACGTTGACGATGGCGACCAGTACGAATGCGGATCTGCTGCAGCTTTCGGGGAAGCGCAATCCTTATCCTGGGGTGTTGGGGCGTGTGCAGGAGGGGGCGTTGGCGGACTTGTTGTTGGTCGACGGTAATCCGATCGAGAACATCAAGCTGGTCGCGGATCCGCAGAACAAGTTCCTGGTGATCATGAAGAACGGGCAGGTTTTCAAGAACACACTGGCTGCTGCTAAGCCTTGA
- a CDS encoding heavy-metal-associated domain-containing protein, producing the protein MKILKTLLFSMLLAVAPGAFAKTIEMDVNGLVCAFCAQGIEKTLKGFPATEQVFVSLEHRIVAVELKDGQDIDDAALKKAITDAGYALVTIRRTDESIATIRERVSHEKALPKADPAKHNHDMKDMPGMGTHE; encoded by the coding sequence ATGAAAATCCTCAAGACCCTGTTGTTCTCCATGCTCCTCGCTGTTGCGCCCGGTGCGTTCGCCAAGACGATCGAGATGGACGTCAACGGCCTGGTCTGCGCGTTCTGCGCGCAGGGCATCGAGAAGACCCTCAAGGGATTCCCGGCCACCGAGCAGGTGTTCGTCAGCCTCGAACACCGCATCGTCGCGGTGGAGCTCAAGGATGGGCAGGACATAGACGACGCCGCGCTGAAGAAAGCGATCACCGATGCCGGATACGCGCTCGTCACGATCCGCCGCACGGACGAATCCATCGCCACCATCCGCGAGCGCGTGTCGCACGAGAAGGCGCTGCCCAAGGCCGATCCCGCAAAGCACAACCACGACATGAAGGACATGCCGGGGATGGGCACGCATGAATGA
- a CDS encoding MFS transporter has protein sequence MAEAKASWIPMIAIAFGQAIMSFNVASLPVALGGMVESFGVAPTVVATGIVAYSMIVAGFVMLGAKLVQRFGALRVFRFAVILFGVGQVLMTISPNATAMITAQAICGAAGAVIVPSLVALIAENYSGTQQAKALGALGSARAGAGVLAFLIGGVLGTYIGWRPVFGILVAVSALVLVLSLKLRPDHGRPDVKIDFVGVLFAATAIILISFGFNNLNRWGMALARPGAPFDIVGLSPAPVMIVVGIVLGQAFFLWTRRREAQGRTPLLPLSVLESPQERAAVYAMFSVVALEAALNFSVPLYIQIVQGRSPLATAVAMLPFNLTVFFAAMFIVRFYDRLTPRRIGLFGFGLCATALLWLAFVVHNDWSSVPVLFGLILFGIGQGSLVTLLFNVLVTSSPKELAGDVGSLRGTTNNLAAAVGTAVAGALLVGLLSSAVVRQLAQNPTLPIEVQSEVNLDNITFVSNDHLEEVIGRTSASPEQKAEALRINTESRLLALKIGFCIMAGLALLTMLPASRLPAYRPGEIPADD, from the coding sequence ATGGCAGAAGCAAAAGCCTCGTGGATCCCGATGATCGCCATCGCCTTCGGGCAGGCCATCATGTCGTTCAACGTGGCGTCCTTGCCGGTCGCATTGGGCGGCATGGTCGAAAGCTTCGGCGTCGCGCCGACGGTGGTGGCCACCGGCATCGTCGCGTATTCGATGATCGTCGCGGGCTTCGTCATGTTGGGTGCGAAGCTCGTGCAGCGCTTCGGCGCGCTGCGTGTGTTCCGCTTCGCGGTGATCCTCTTCGGCGTGGGCCAGGTGCTCATGACGATCAGCCCCAACGCCACCGCGATGATCACCGCGCAAGCGATCTGCGGCGCGGCGGGCGCGGTCATCGTGCCCTCGCTCGTGGCGCTGATCGCGGAAAACTATTCGGGCACGCAGCAAGCGAAGGCGCTGGGGGCGTTGGGCTCTGCGCGCGCCGGTGCCGGCGTGCTCGCGTTCCTGATCGGCGGCGTGCTCGGCACCTACATCGGGTGGCGGCCCGTGTTCGGCATCCTCGTGGCCGTCTCCGCGTTGGTGCTCGTGCTGAGCCTCAAGCTCAGGCCGGACCACGGGCGCCCCGACGTGAAGATCGATTTCGTCGGCGTGCTGTTCGCGGCGACCGCAATCATCCTCATCAGCTTCGGCTTCAACAACCTCAATCGATGGGGCATGGCGCTCGCGCGCCCGGGCGCGCCCTTCGACATCGTCGGGCTGTCGCCGGCGCCGGTGATGATCGTCGTCGGCATCGTGCTGGGGCAGGCGTTCTTCTTGTGGACGCGCCGCCGCGAAGCCCAGGGTCGCACGCCGCTGCTCCCCTTGTCGGTGCTCGAATCCCCGCAGGAGCGCGCGGCCGTCTACGCCATGTTCTCCGTGGTCGCACTCGAAGCCGCGCTCAACTTCTCCGTGCCGCTGTACATCCAGATCGTGCAGGGCCGCTCCCCGCTGGCGACCGCCGTCGCGATGCTGCCGTTCAACCTCACCGTCTTCTTCGCCGCGATGTTCATCGTGCGCTTCTACGACCGCCTCACCCCCCGCCGGATCGGCCTGTTCGGCTTCGGGCTGTGCGCCACCGCGCTGTTGTGGCTGGCGTTCGTGGTGCACAACGACTGGAGTTCGGTGCCCGTGTTGTTCGGCCTGATCCTGTTCGGCATCGGCCAGGGTTCACTGGTGACGTTGCTCTTCAACGTGCTGGTCACGTCGTCACCCAAGGAACTTGCGGGCGACGTGGGCTCGTTGCGCGGTACCACCAACAACCTGGCTGCCGCGGTGGGGACGGCGGTGGCGGGTGCGTTGCTGGTGGGTTTGTTGAGTTCGGCGGTGGTGCGGCAGCTTGCGCAGAATCCGACGTTGCCGATCGAGGTCCAGTCGGAGGTCAATCTCGACAACATCACGTTCGTCAGCAACGATCATCTGGAGGAGGTGATCGGGCGGACGAGTGCTTCGCCTGAGCAGAAGGCGGAGGCGTTGCGGATCAACACGGAGTCGCGATTGCTCGCGCTGAAGATCGGGTTCTGCATCATGGCGGGGTTGGCGTTGCTCACGATGCTGCCTGCGTCGCGGTTGCCTGCGTATCGGCCGGGGGAGATTCCGGCGGACGACTGA
- a CDS encoding metalloregulator ArsR/SmtB family transcription factor: MPSALASLSSLGHESRLRAFRRLVEAGPDGMPVGELREHLDLPAATLTAHLNVLRGSGLVVDQREGRVIRVRANYDQMNALIAYLTENCCAGTADCGPDCKPRRKRR, encoded by the coding sequence ATGCCATCCGCCCTTGCCAGCCTCTCCTCCCTCGGCCACGAATCCCGACTCCGCGCGTTCCGCCGCCTCGTCGAGGCCGGCCCCGATGGCATGCCGGTCGGCGAACTACGCGAACACCTGGACCTCCCCGCCGCGACGCTGACCGCGCACCTCAACGTGCTGCGCGGGTCCGGCCTGGTCGTCGACCAGCGCGAGGGCCGCGTGATCCGCGTGCGCGCGAACTACGACCAGATGAACGCGCTGATCGCTTACTTGACCGAGAACTGCTGCGCAGGGACTGCGGATTGCGGCCCCGATTGCAAGCCGCGCAGGAAGCGCCGATGA
- a CDS encoding arsinothricin resistance N-acetyltransferase ArsN1 family B → MPLELRAATTRDADAVAAIYNPYVADSTITFETEPVSKAEMAARISEASAANLPWLVALKDDVLAGYAYASKWKGRCAYRYAVESTVYIDAAHHGQGIGKALYVALIDALRARAMHTVIGGIALPNAASIALHERLGFENVARFRQVGFKQDRWIDVGYWQLLL, encoded by the coding sequence ATGCCACTCGAACTCCGGGCTGCCACGACCCGCGATGCCGACGCCGTCGCTGCGATCTACAACCCCTACGTTGCCGATAGCACGATCACGTTCGAGACTGAGCCTGTCTCGAAGGCGGAGATGGCGGCGCGCATCTCCGAAGCCTCGGCCGCAAACCTGCCCTGGCTGGTGGCGCTCAAGGACGACGTCCTGGCGGGCTATGCGTACGCCTCGAAATGGAAAGGGCGTTGCGCGTATCGGTACGCGGTCGAGTCGACCGTGTACATCGACGCCGCACACCATGGGCAGGGCATCGGCAAGGCGTTGTACGTCGCGCTGATCGACGCGCTTCGCGCACGCGCGATGCACACCGTCATCGGCGGCATCGCGCTGCCGAACGCGGCGAGCATCGCTTTGCACGAGCGCCTGGGTTTCGAGAACGTCGCGCGCTTCAGGCAGGTCGGCTTCAAGCAGGATCGATGGATCGACGTGGGGTACTGGCAGCTCCTGCTCTAG
- a CDS encoding GDCCVxC domain-containing (seleno)protein — MNIQLQSDLTCPACGHTTTHAMPEDACVFFFDCLACGAIFQPREGDCCVFCSYGSVPCPPRQADRACCTC; from the coding sequence ATGAACATCCAACTCCAGAGCGATCTGACCTGCCCGGCCTGCGGTCACACGACCACGCACGCCATGCCCGAGGACGCCTGCGTGTTCTTCTTCGATTGCCTCGCGTGCGGCGCGATCTTCCAGCCCAGGGAAGGAGACTGTTGCGTGTTCTGTTCGTACGGTTCGGTCCCGTGTCCGCCCAGGCAGGCGGACCGTGCCTGCTGCACCTGCTGA
- a CDS encoding DUF4410 domain-containing protein translates to MQVMDVLDRGKLACLLSCAILAATAGCATTPSPRFEQSDTTQAVVRPERILVYDFVGTRDELPPDTQIASAVDASAPAQSADDVALGKQLGQQVAQRLVARLRSAGIDAYPVAYGPVPKVGDVVVRGEFVSVDTGSRSMRVLVGFGAGRAQMSTLVETYQITAAGPRPLASAQADTQGGRLPGVLLPIGLAGMGTNAAVSGASNVMQERGAESIRGAAQRTADGIADSIIAIYRDRGWK, encoded by the coding sequence ATGCAGGTCATGGACGTGCTCGATCGCGGCAAACTTGCTTGCCTGTTGTCATGCGCGATCCTCGCCGCAACGGCCGGTTGCGCGACGACGCCGTCGCCTCGGTTCGAACAATCCGACACGACGCAGGCGGTCGTGCGACCGGAGCGCATCCTCGTCTACGACTTCGTCGGTACGCGCGACGAACTTCCGCCGGACACGCAGATCGCGAGCGCCGTCGATGCGAGTGCGCCTGCCCAGTCGGCGGACGACGTGGCGCTCGGCAAGCAGTTGGGCCAGCAGGTGGCGCAGCGACTTGTCGCCAGGCTGCGCAGCGCGGGCATCGACGCTTATCCCGTCGCGTATGGACCCGTGCCGAAAGTCGGCGACGTGGTCGTGCGCGGCGAGTTCGTGTCGGTCGACACCGGCAGCCGCTCGATGCGGGTGCTCGTGGGATTCGGCGCAGGTCGGGCGCAGATGAGCACGCTCGTGGAGACATACCAGATCACGGCCGCAGGTCCGCGCCCGCTCGCCAGCGCGCAGGCCGACACGCAAGGCGGCCGCTTGCCCGGCGTGCTGCTGCCGATCGGACTTGCGGGCATGGGCACCAACGCGGCGGTGTCGGGCGCGTCCAACGTCATGCAGGAACGCGGTGCGGAATCGATCCGCGGCGCCGCGCAACGCACCGCGGACGGCATCGCCGATTCGATCATCGCGATCTACCGCGATCGCGGTTGGAAATAG